From the genome of Leptodactylus fuscus isolate aLepFus1 chromosome 1, aLepFus1.hap2, whole genome shotgun sequence, one region includes:
- the LOC142205359 gene encoding olfactory receptor 10G2-like, which yields MGYPNYSSVTEFVLIGLPHPEVMKIPLFMLFSFIYICTLLGNILLISAVKGNPHLHTPMYLFLLNLSFLDIFLSTVTLPKMLTHFLQKETIISFQECISQLYFFHFFGSTECFLYTVMAYDRFLAICRPLRYPNLMNLKLCRQFVAGIWFTGCLHSMIHTTLTFRLPFCGPNKIDYFFCDVIPILKLVCADTSLNKAIIITNIGAVALICFLMILVSYAHIISTILKIKSSEGRRKTFSTCAAHMISVFFYYGPPVFIYLSPNSMDYVTEESIAVFYTLVTPMLNPIIYSLRNKEVKTSLKRMTFVRLNN from the coding sequence ATGGGGTACCCGAATTATTCCTCAGTGACAGAATTTGTCCTCATTGGTCTTCCGCACCCTGAAGTAATGAAAATTCCTCTTTTCATGTTGTTTTCTTTTATTTACATATGTACTCTTCTAGGGAACATTCTCCTAATATCAGCTGTAAAAGGAAATCCTCACCTCCACACACCTATGTACCTCTTTCTTCTCAATCTTTCTTTCTTAGACATTTTCTTGTCTACGGTCACCTTGCCTAAAATGTTAACACATTTTTTACAAAAGGAAACCATTATCTCTTTCCAAGAATGTATTAGCCAGTTGTATTTCTTTCACTTTTTCGGAAGCACGGAGTGTTTTCTTTATACTGTCATGGCATATGATCGTTTTTTGGCCATTTGTCGGCCATTACGTTACCCTAACCTCATGAACTTGAAGCTGTGCAGACAGTTTGTTGCTGGGATTTGGTTCACTGGCTGTCTTCACTCAATGATACACACTACATTAACCTTCCGTCTCCCGTTTTGTGGCCCAAATAAAATCGATTACTTTTTTTGTGATGTAATACCGATATTGAAACTTGTATGCGCAGACACTTCGCTAAACAAAGCAATAATAATAACTAACATCGGAGCTGTCGCTCTAATTTGTTTTCTCATGATTTTAGTATCATATGCACATATAATAAGCACAATCTTGAAGATAAAAAGTTCTGAAGGAAGACGAAAAACATTCTCCACATGTGCAGCACACATGATTTCTGTGTTTTTCTACTATGGACCCCCTGTCTTTATATATTTAAGTCCCAACTCTATGGACTATGTAACAGAAGAATCAATTGCGGTGTTCTATACTCTTGTAACACCAATGTTAAATCCTATCATTTACTCTTTGAGAAATAAGGAGGTGAAGACATCTCTAAAGAGAATGACATTTGTCAGGCTGAATAACTAA